In the Candidatus Binatus sp. genome, one interval contains:
- a CDS encoding MBL fold metallo-hydrolase translates to MAKVVEVNPGIYELFLPLPMRPTIINVYLIDCHGAWALVDTGMNSPESIAALEESLAEVGIKVEDLDAIIATHHHIDHFGASGELRRRSHAITHIHRLEAERAGRMIEFGKMSPGERPESRA, encoded by the coding sequence ATGGCCAAAGTAGTCGAGGTTAACCCGGGCATCTACGAACTATTTCTGCCGCTTCCGATGCGGCCCACGATCATCAACGTTTACCTGATCGATTGCCATGGCGCGTGGGCCTTGGTCGATACCGGGATGAACTCACCGGAGAGCATCGCGGCGCTCGAAGAATCGCTCGCCGAGGTTGGAATCAAGGTCGAGGACCTCGACGCGATCATCGCGACCCATCATCACATCGATCATTTCGGCGCGTCAGGCGAACTTCGCCGCCGCAGCCACGCCATCACGCACATTCATCGCCTCGAAGCAGAACGCGCCGGCCGCATGATCGAGTTCGGCAAGATGAGCCCGGGCGAACGGCCCGAATCGCGCGCG